A genomic stretch from Peromyscus eremicus chromosome 6, PerEre_H2_v1, whole genome shotgun sequence includes:
- the Ankrd35 gene encoding ankyrin repeat domain-containing protein 35: protein MKRIFSCSSSQVAVEKWNRRDQKLLEAVQRGDVGRVAALAARKSARPTKLDSNGQSPFHLAASKGLTECLTILLANGADINSRNEDGSTALHLATISCQPQCVKVLLQHGANEDAVDAENRSPLHWAASSGCASSVLLLCDHEAFLDVLDNDGRTPLMIASLGGHAAICSQLLQRGARVNVTDKDDKSALILACEKGSAEVAELLLSHGADAGAVDSLGHNALHYALRTHDKELWGLLQQALNRRRRGGHGLVQHPDHASQAPPPEPQVGSPPKNSRIAGPEEEEEEERGSEWKRKYEEEQRKVSQLEQELVRKTEECKAQAAAFLGLENQIREQVQELGHLLLQEPGAAGRQGPGLRPGGDGMEQGCPLNLLAERIQELKKQQKAAATVNPTVAPRGAEELAPAEIQYEVHRKSQPEQGPPQSPKSQAIEKATGQRLNTSGGQNLGLDNTDNTDQVCVGQKERSPAPGIEQAGPVGEPVGIAAVNQLLLQLREELAAVWREKDAARGALSRPVLEGALGTPRAEAAAAAWEKMEARLERVLVRLDRAKAGLQVKPEVFAQGTREGAPKAVPGCPKEHEEKRAPGARGEPLGAPGGEQASGGGQAKGHLEKEVSALRLSNSNLLEELGELGRERQRLQGELQSLTQRLQREFVPKPEAQVQLQQLRRSVGLLTEELAMEKEATEKLRKRLASQSSALQGLWNCLPPDLVGKGSARSTAAEPLEELQTCISILVDRHLETQQALARLEEENQQLRGSLSPSGELEASLKATASPQVAALEQDLGKLEEELRAVQATMSGKSQEICKLKQLLYQATEEVAELRAREAASLRQHEKTRGSLVAQAQAWGQELKVVLEKYNTACREMNRLRDTAAEERRRSEDLAARAAEQERQAGEMRGRSEQFEKTAELLKEKTDHLIGACRDKEAKIKELLKKLEQLSEEVLEVRGENTHLALQLQDSQKSHEETISTYRNHLLNAARGYMEQDVYNILLRILSMQE from the exons GTTTCATCTGGCGGCCTCCAAAGGCCTGACGGAGTGTCTGACAATACTGCTGGCAAACGGGGCTGACATCAACAGCAGGAATGAGGATG gaAGCACCGCCCTGCACTTGGCCACCATCTCCTGCCAGCCACAGTGTGTTAAGGTCTTGCTGCAG CATGGCGCTAATGAAGATGCTGTGGATGCAGAAAACCGCAGTCCCTTACACTGGGCAG CCTCCTCTGGCTGTGCCTCAAGTGTCCTCCTGCTGTGTGACCACGAAGCCTTCCTGGATGTACTGGACAAC GATGGACGCACGCCCCTGATGATTGCATCGCTGGGCGGTCATGCGGCTATCTGCTCACAACTGCTGCAGAGAGGTGCCCGAGTTAATGTTACAGACAAGGATGACAA ATCAGCCCTGATCCTGGCCTGTGAGAAAGGCAGCGCTGAGGTGGCTGAGCTGCTCCTGAGCCACGGAGCAGACGCTGGAGCAGTGGACAGCCTGGGGCACAATGCTCTGCACTACGCACTGCGTACACACGACAAGGAGCTGTGGGGGCTGCTACAGCAGGCCCTGAACCGGCGGCGGAGAGGCG GTCACGGACTGGTTCAACACCCAGATCATGCATCTCAG GCTCCTCCACCTGAGCCTCAGGTGGGATCTCCACCTAAGAACTCACGGATAGCAGGGcccgaggaagaggaggaggaagagcggGGCTCAGAATGGAAGCGGAAGTATGAAGAGGAGCAGAGGAAAGTGAGTCAGTTGGAGCAGGAGCTGGTGCGGAAGACGGAAGAGTGTAAAGCTCAAGCTGCAGCCTTCCTAGGCCTGGAGAACCAGATTCGAGAGCAAGTGCAAGAACTGGGGCATCTCCTATTGCAAGAGCCCGGGGCTGCCGGAAGACAGGGCCCGGGTCTCCGGCCTGGAGGAGATGGTATGGAGCAGGGTTGTCCTCTGAATCTGCTGGCTGAGCGAATCCAAGAACTAAAGAAGCAGCAGAAAGCAGCGGCCACAGTCAATCCAACAGTAGCTCCCAGGGGAGCTGAAGAGTTAGCCCCAGCAGAGATTCAGTATGAAGTCCATAGAAAATCCCAACCAGAACAGGGGCCGCCCCAGAGCCCAAAGTCTCAGGCCATCGAGAAAGCCACGGGACAGCGACTGAACACCAGTGGGGGACAGAACCTTGGCCTCGATAACACCGATAACACCGACCAGGTGTGTGTTGGCCAGAAGGAGAGGTCCCCGGCCCCAGGGATTGAACAAGCGGGCCCAGTAGGAGAACCGGTGGGCATAGCAGCCGTGAACCAACTCCTCCTACAGCTAAGGGAAGAGCTGGCTGCCGTGTGGCGAGAAAAGGATGCAGCCAGGGGGGCTTTGTCAAGACCAGTTCTGGAGGGAGCCCTGGGGACTCCCAGGGCTGAGGCTGCAGCCGCTGCCTGGGAGAAGATGGAAGCCAGGCTGGAGAGGGTGCTGGTGAGGCTGGATCGAGCGAAAGCGGGACTGCAGGTGAAACCCGAGGTCTTTGCCCAGGGGACCAGAGAGGGAGCCCCCAAAGCAGTCCCGGGATGCCCTAAAGAGCACGAAGAAAAGAGGGCTCCTGGAGCCAGAGGAGAACCCCTCGGGGCCCCTGGAGGAGAACAGGCCTCAGGAGGAGGACAGGCGAAGGGGCACCTGGAGAAAGAGGTGTCAGCGCTGAGACTGAGCAACAGCAACTTGCTGGAGGAACTGGGAGAGCTGGGGCGCGAGAGGCAACGCTTGCAAGGAGAGCTGCAGTCCTTGACCCAGAGACTACAGCGGGAGTTTGTGCCCAAGCCTGAGGCGCAGGTCCAGCTACAGCAGTTGCGGAGGAGCGTCGGGTTGTTGACAGAGGAACTGGCCATGGAGAAGGAGGCTACAGAGAAGCTGCGCAAGCGACTGGCTTCCCAGAGCAGCGCCCTCCAAGGACTGTGGAACTGTCTGCCCCCAGACCTCGTGGGCAAGGGGAGTGCACGGAGTACAGCTGCAGAACCCCTGGAGGAGCTGCAGACCTGCATCAGCATCCTGGTGGATAGGCACCTGGAGACCCAGCAGGCGCTGGCTCGCTTGGAGGAGGAAAACCAGCAGCTGAGAGGATCCTTGTCCCCCAGTGGGGAGCTAGAGGCCTCCCTGAAGGCTACAGCATCCCCCCAAGTGGCCGCCCTGGAGCAAGATCTGGGGAAGCTGGAGGAAGAGCTGCGGGCAGTGCAAGCCACGATGAGCGGGAAGAGTCAGGAGATCTGCAAGCTGAAGCAGCTGCTCTACCAAGCCACAGAGGAAGTGGCCGAGCTGAGGGCCCGGGAAGCAGCCAGCCTGCGGCAGCACGAGAAAACGCGAGGCTCGCTGGTGGCCCAGGCGCAGGCTTGGGGCCAGGAGCTCAAAGTTGTGCTGGAGAAGTACAATACAGCCTGCCGGGAGATGAATCGGCTGCGGGACACCGCGGCGGAGGAGCGTCGCCGCAGCGAGGACCTAGCGGCTCGGGCGGCCGAGCAGGAGCGCCAGGCGGGCGAGATGCGCGGGCGCTCGGAGCAGTTCGAGAAAACCGCCGAGCTGCTGAAAGAGAAGACAGACCACCTCATCGGGGCTTGCCGGGACAAGGAGGCCAAG ATCAAGGAATTGTTAAAGAAGCTGGAGCAGCTTTCTGAAGAAGTCCTGGAGGTCCGGGGGGAGAATACCCACCTGGCCCTCCAGCTGCAG GATTCCCAGAAGAGCCACGAGGAGACCATCTCCACCTACAGGAACCATCTGCTGAACGCTGCTCGG GGCTACATGGAACAAGATGTGTACAATATCCTGCTTCGAATCCTCAGCATGCAGGAGTGA